In Bacillus sp. Cs-700, one genomic interval encodes:
- a CDS encoding permease, which yields MGINKAYVVFGVFFALNALLLLSVGIGTGNEPIPASYMLISMSIMGFCLSYLQPQFKAKDERSRMIREKGMFYSYFAVLGYIMVFLSLLQFNIVDISAVTVLSVLAAMLISTVFVSMVIVAKQH from the coding sequence GTGGGAATTAATAAAGCGTATGTTGTTTTTGGCGTCTTTTTTGCTTTAAATGCTTTATTACTACTGAGCGTTGGGATTGGTACTGGTAATGAACCGATTCCAGCTAGTTATATGCTGATATCAATGTCCATCATGGGTTTTTGCTTAAGTTACCTTCAGCCGCAATTTAAGGCGAAAGATGAGCGAAGTCGCATGATTCGAGAGAAAGGGATGTTTTATTCCTATTTTGCTGTGCTTGGGTATATCATGGTGTTTCTTTCTCTTCTTCAATTCAACATTGTGGATATCAGTGCAGTAACGGTGCTGAGTGTGTTAGCTGCCATGCTGATTAGCACCGTTTTTGTTTCAATGGTGATCGTCGCTAAGCAGCATTAA
- a CDS encoding glycosyltransferase family 1 protein, with product MKISIVTETFLPSTDGVVTRLRASIDYLIDQGHEIQVIAPDLGVRSYRNIRFDGVQPRTFFLYKHRKFGMPTRTIKTYLEEFDPDLVHVVNPAFMGYSGIKYGKKLGVPLIASYHTHVPKYADYYNMSWSEPLLWWHFRRMHNKADINLCTSQAILEELNDQNFYNMHLWKRGVDTERFNPELRDSDMRSRLSNDHPDKTLLLFVGRLAFEKEIDSLVPMLEQKPDAHLAIVGDGPYRSELEKNFGHLENVTFTGFLHGEELARAYASADAFMFPSTTETLGLVILEAMASGLPVIAAESGPTNEQVEDGSTGLLYRSGTNGNLTEVINRLQESGLLKKMSKEAYEHSRDYGWRGPAQQLLDFYESAIEQKQEKQQQAIQ from the coding sequence ATGAAAATATCCATCGTAACCGAGACATTCCTACCTTCAACAGATGGTGTCGTGACGAGACTTCGTGCATCGATCGATTATTTAATTGATCAAGGACACGAAATCCAGGTCATTGCGCCAGATTTAGGAGTGCGTAGCTATCGGAATATTCGCTTTGATGGAGTTCAGCCTCGTACATTCTTTCTCTATAAACATCGGAAATTTGGCATGCCGACTCGAACGATTAAAACATATCTAGAAGAGTTTGATCCTGATCTCGTTCACGTCGTTAACCCCGCTTTTATGGGATATTCAGGTATTAAGTATGGTAAGAAACTTGGCGTCCCCCTTATCGCCTCTTACCATACTCACGTGCCAAAATACGCCGATTACTACAATATGTCATGGTCGGAACCTCTCCTCTGGTGGCACTTCAGAAGAATGCACAATAAAGCGGATATTAACCTTTGTACATCACAAGCCATCTTAGAAGAGTTAAATGATCAAAATTTCTATAATATGCATTTATGGAAGCGTGGCGTAGATACCGAGCGATTCAATCCTGAACTGCGTGACAGCGACATGCGATCCCGTTTATCAAATGATCATCCAGATAAAACCCTTCTTCTTTTTGTCGGAAGATTAGCGTTCGAAAAAGAAATCGATTCACTTGTACCGATGCTTGAGCAAAAGCCAGATGCTCATCTTGCGATTGTCGGGGATGGTCCTTATCGAAGTGAACTTGAAAAGAATTTTGGTCATCTAGAGAACGTGACCTTCACTGGTTTTCTACACGGAGAAGAGCTTGCTAGGGCCTATGCTTCTGCAGACGCCTTCATGTTTCCTTCAACAACGGAAACATTAGGCCTCGTTATTCTTGAAGCGATGGCAAGCGGTCTTCCCGTCATAGCCGCAGAATCAGGTCCAACGAACGAACAAGTTGAAGATGGTTCAACTGGTCTTCTCTATCGTTCAGGTACTAACGGTAATCTGACTGAAGTCATTAATCGCCTTCAAGAGTCAGGACTACTAAAAAAAATGTCAAAAGAAGCGTACGAGCATTCTAGAGATTATGGATGGCGAGGGCCAGCCCAGCAGCTACTTGATTTCTATGAGTCTGCTATTGAACAGAAACAAGAAAAACAGCAACAAGCGATCCAATAG
- the tyrS gene encoding tyrosine--tRNA ligase, whose product MNRSMDQLSAAQRKEMERQYAVYTHGTSQVIPGEELKEKIATSLLKNKPLKVKLGLDPSAPDVHIGHTVVLNKLRQFQENGHIIQLIIGDFTGKIGDPTGKSTARVQLTNEEVERNAKTYLEQFGKVLDQSKVELHYNSKWLSELKFEDVIELAGKITVARLLERDDFENRMKANKPVSLHEFFYPLMQGYDSVHLESDIELGGNDQYFNVLMGRHLQEQFGKEKQVVLMMPLLEGLDGIEKMSKSKGNYIGITEKPSEMYGKAMSIPDELVIKYTELITDLSLDEKLAVRQEIEQGRIHPRTAKMNLAKTIVRMFHGVAASQDAEAQFQQVFQQKQLPTDIEEVLWEGERSISVPNLVVSLDMLPSTSEARRMVKNGGIKLNETKVTNVNEEVTVEDGLVVQVGKRKFKKIKLN is encoded by the coding sequence ATGAACAGGAGCATGGATCAGTTATCAGCAGCACAAAGAAAGGAAATGGAAAGGCAATATGCGGTCTATACCCATGGAACGAGTCAAGTCATTCCTGGAGAGGAGCTTAAGGAGAAAATCGCTACTTCACTTCTAAAAAATAAGCCGCTTAAAGTTAAATTGGGTCTTGATCCTTCAGCGCCTGATGTTCATATTGGACACACCGTTGTGTTAAATAAATTAAGACAGTTTCAAGAAAATGGTCACATTATCCAACTGATTATTGGAGATTTCACTGGAAAAATTGGTGACCCCACAGGAAAGTCTACGGCAAGAGTGCAGCTTACTAACGAAGAAGTGGAACGAAATGCAAAGACTTACCTTGAGCAGTTTGGAAAAGTTCTGGATCAAAGCAAGGTAGAGCTTCACTATAATTCAAAGTGGCTTTCTGAATTGAAATTTGAAGATGTCATTGAACTCGCCGGAAAAATTACAGTTGCTCGTTTACTTGAACGTGACGACTTTGAAAATCGGATGAAGGCGAATAAACCTGTTTCTCTTCATGAATTCTTTTACCCACTCATGCAGGGCTATGACTCTGTTCATTTAGAAAGTGATATTGAACTTGGGGGGAACGATCAATATTTCAACGTTCTCATGGGGCGTCACCTTCAGGAACAGTTTGGGAAAGAGAAGCAAGTGGTGTTAATGATGCCGCTGCTTGAAGGGTTAGATGGAATTGAGAAAATGTCTAAATCAAAAGGGAACTACATCGGAATAACTGAGAAGCCATCCGAAATGTATGGCAAAGCGATGTCGATTCCGGATGAGCTGGTGATAAAATACACGGAACTCATTACCGATTTATCGCTTGATGAAAAGCTAGCGGTTCGACAGGAAATCGAACAAGGACGTATTCACCCAAGAACAGCTAAAATGAATCTCGCCAAAACTATTGTACGCATGTTTCATGGTGTAGCAGCTTCTCAAGATGCGGAAGCGCAATTTCAGCAAGTGTTTCAACAAAAGCAGCTTCCAACCGATATTGAAGAGGTCCTATGGGAAGGTGAGCGCTCGATCTCAGTGCCGAATCTAGTCGTTTCTCTCGACATGTTACCGTCAACGAGTGAAGCGAGACGAATGGTGAAAAATGGTGGCATAAAACTGAATGAGACGAAAGTTACGAATGTTAACGAAGAAGTGACAGTAGAAGATGGACTCGTGGTTCAAGTAGGGAAACGAAAATTTAAGAAGATCAAATTAAACTAA
- a CDS encoding MFS transporter: MMRFRSFRFLWVGQGFANTGDVLYIVALIAVLYQATGSALYLSLLPFTITMARFVSGMCAPLVLNRVSLKGLLVGSQSLKTVLLGWLGLSLWIFTPSVLSILLLAFLIAFLDGWAAPARNAMLPQLVTENELAKANSFVAVVDQSIQFGGWAIGGIIVAATSGFIVIWITFLMYVISTLLMAFIVVKGYQDRQTKIQMMSGWKSIWKHPVLRVVHIMIVIEAIANVVWIAAILYIFVEEVLMKSEAWWGYLNASFFIGLIAGGMAVSKYTRWFERYMKETLLMTCFSISILTFIFGLTSLPVVALLLTILSGIVEQIKSIAMVTMIQKRCPNESLPEVFSAQSALISITFGLGSLLYGFLAELVSVSFVFGLSGVLLLGSALYLRKSIHVFNE; the protein is encoded by the coding sequence ATGATGAGGTTTCGTTCATTTCGTTTCTTATGGGTTGGGCAGGGGTTTGCCAACACGGGGGACGTTCTCTATATTGTGGCGCTTATTGCTGTTCTTTACCAGGCAACGGGTTCTGCACTTTATCTTTCGCTGTTACCGTTCACAATTACAATGGCTCGTTTTGTGAGCGGAATGTGTGCACCCCTCGTATTAAACCGAGTGTCGTTAAAAGGATTGCTCGTCGGTTCACAAAGTTTGAAGACGGTGCTGTTAGGATGGCTTGGTCTGTCATTATGGATTTTCACTCCTTCCGTGCTTTCCATATTATTGCTTGCTTTTCTAATTGCATTTTTGGATGGGTGGGCCGCGCCTGCTCGGAATGCCATGCTGCCTCAACTCGTTACGGAAAATGAACTTGCGAAAGCGAATAGTTTCGTAGCGGTCGTTGATCAATCGATTCAATTTGGAGGTTGGGCGATTGGCGGTATAATTGTTGCGGCTACTTCTGGCTTTATTGTGATTTGGATTACTTTTTTGATGTATGTCATTTCTACGCTTTTGATGGCGTTCATCGTCGTAAAAGGTTATCAAGATCGACAAACGAAAATTCAAATGATGAGCGGTTGGAAAAGCATCTGGAAACATCCAGTTCTACGTGTTGTTCATATTATGATCGTTATTGAAGCTATCGCAAATGTCGTCTGGATTGCTGCGATTCTTTATATCTTTGTGGAAGAAGTGCTTATGAAATCAGAAGCATGGTGGGGATATTTAAATGCAAGCTTTTTCATCGGTTTGATTGCTGGTGGTATGGCAGTATCAAAATATACGCGTTGGTTTGAACGGTATATGAAGGAAACGCTACTAATGACGTGCTTTTCGATTAGTATTCTCACGTTTATCTTTGGCCTTACAAGTCTCCCTGTGGTCGCGCTTCTTTTAACTATCCTCTCTGGAATAGTAGAACAAATCAAATCCATAGCGATGGTGACGATGATTCAAAAAAGATGTCCGAATGAGTCTCTTCCTGAGGTGTTTAGTGCACAGAGTGCTCTGATCTCGATCACATTTGGTCTTGGATCTTTGCTTTATGGGTTTCTTGCTGAGCTTGTTAGTGTGTCATTTGTTTTTGGTTTGTCAGGAGTCTTATTGTTAGGATCAGCACTTTATTTACGAAAGAGCATTCACGTCTTTAATGAATAG
- a CDS encoding GNAT family N-acetyltransferase, with protein sequence MIRRLTEKDHHQCLSLLTPHAAENLFILGDIEAYGYDQPFQKLWGDFSEDGTLRAVLLKYERNYIPFAPAEFDAAGFAKVISSDTAFLMMSGLKRVTNQIQPHISHSPRSSRELFYAKCESVEQLSLKNIGEVKKADLNDLNKIHSLHNKIDEFDATETVEEKQRNQEKGVSRTYYIERDGQPVSAASTAAENSQSAMVVGVCTLPDYKRNGYATTCTSKLCFDVLKEGKVLCLFYDNPDAGAIYKRIGFQDIEKWMMIHFQTGTPLI encoded by the coding sequence TTGATTAGACGATTAACAGAAAAAGACCATCACCAATGCCTTTCCCTGCTAACCCCGCATGCAGCTGAAAATTTGTTCATATTAGGAGATATTGAAGCCTATGGATATGATCAACCATTCCAAAAGCTGTGGGGAGATTTCTCTGAGGACGGAACATTACGAGCTGTTCTATTAAAATATGAAAGAAACTATATCCCCTTTGCTCCTGCAGAATTTGATGCAGCAGGTTTTGCAAAGGTGATTTCAAGTGATACAGCCTTCCTGATGATGTCCGGTCTAAAGCGAGTAACCAATCAAATTCAGCCACATATCTCACACTCCCCTCGTTCAAGTCGGGAACTGTTCTATGCAAAGTGTGAAAGCGTGGAGCAGCTTTCCTTAAAGAACATAGGAGAAGTGAAAAAAGCAGACTTAAATGATCTGAATAAAATTCATTCCCTACATAATAAGATTGATGAGTTTGATGCCACCGAAACCGTAGAGGAAAAACAACGTAATCAAGAGAAAGGCGTATCGAGAACCTACTATATTGAAAGGGACGGCCAGCCTGTATCAGCCGCCTCTACAGCAGCAGAAAACTCTCAATCCGCCATGGTTGTAGGCGTGTGTACTTTACCAGACTATAAACGAAACGGTTATGCTACAACATGTACGAGTAAGTTATGTTTCGACGTTCTAAAAGAAGGGAAAGTGCTTTGTCTTTTCTATGATAATCCTGATGCAGGTGCGATTTATAAACGGATTGGATTTCAGGATATCGAAAAATGGATGATGATTCATTTTCAAACCGGCACACCTTTGATTTAA
- a CDS encoding NAD-dependent epimerase/dehydratase family protein: protein MRIIVAGGDGFCGWPTALYLSKQGHEVTIVDNMVRRKWDDELRSNSLTPILPLEERVKRWEEKTGKHIAVYDCDLMHYDFLKEIFKQVQPEAFVHFAEQRSAPYSMIDREHAVFTQTNNVVGNLNVLYAIKEVTPDCHLIKLGTMGEYGQPNIDIEEGYIKIEHKGREDVLPFPKQPGSFYHLSKVHDSHNIQFACKIWGIRATDLNQGIVYGLHTDEDEHDEGLINRLDYDGVFGTALNRFIIQAAIGHNLTVYGSGKQTRAFLNIKDTIRCVEIAAENPADKGEFRVFNQFTEEFSVLELAEKVQRVAEAKGLKVSIDHLENPRVEKEEHYYHAVNTSLIDLGLEPSLLTDEHISRTLDTALKYKDRVLKENVLPNITWK, encoded by the coding sequence ATGAGAATTATTGTAGCAGGTGGAGATGGTTTCTGTGGGTGGCCAACCGCACTTTACTTATCAAAACAGGGCCATGAGGTAACAATCGTTGATAATATGGTTCGACGAAAGTGGGATGACGAACTACGTTCCAATTCACTAACACCAATCTTACCGCTAGAAGAGCGGGTGAAACGATGGGAAGAAAAAACCGGGAAGCATATCGCAGTGTACGATTGTGATCTCATGCACTATGACTTCTTAAAGGAGATCTTCAAACAAGTTCAGCCAGAAGCTTTTGTTCACTTTGCGGAACAGCGCTCAGCTCCCTATTCGATGATTGATCGTGAACATGCCGTGTTTACACAAACGAACAACGTTGTTGGTAACTTAAACGTTCTTTATGCGATTAAAGAAGTAACACCTGATTGTCACCTGATTAAATTGGGCACAATGGGTGAATACGGCCAGCCTAACATAGATATTGAAGAAGGATACATAAAAATCGAACATAAAGGACGAGAAGATGTCCTTCCATTCCCAAAACAGCCGGGATCGTTCTACCATTTATCTAAAGTTCATGATAGCCATAACATTCAGTTTGCCTGCAAAATTTGGGGCATTCGCGCTACAGACTTAAATCAAGGAATTGTTTATGGACTTCATACGGACGAAGATGAGCATGACGAAGGTCTAATCAACCGCCTTGATTATGACGGGGTATTTGGTACAGCACTCAATCGCTTTATTATTCAGGCAGCGATCGGTCATAACTTAACCGTGTATGGATCTGGTAAGCAAACACGTGCGTTCTTAAACATTAAAGATACGATCCGCTGTGTTGAAATTGCAGCTGAAAATCCAGCTGACAAAGGAGAATTCCGCGTTTTCAATCAGTTTACAGAAGAATTTTCTGTTCTCGAGCTTGCAGAGAAAGTTCAGCGTGTTGCGGAAGCAAAAGGGCTTAAAGTGAGCATTGATCACCTTGAAAATCCTCGCGTGGAGAAAGAAGAGCACTACTATCATGCAGTGAACACGAGCTTAATTGATCTTGGGCTTGAGCCATCTCTTCTAACAGATGAGCACATTTCGAGAACACTAGATACAGCACTTAAATACAAAGATCGCGTCCTGAAAGAAAACGTTCTTCCGAATATTACGTGGAAGTAA
- a CDS encoding FixH family protein, with protein MKKLGSLVSILSMAIVLAACGQDNANESDNNSAAEETQVETLDVALDTPEKVEKGEKVTFSATVTQGEEKVDDADEVMFEVWKEGAKEESEMIEASHDGDGEYSAEKQFDEAGKYFVQSHVTARDLHTMPKNEIIVGSEEEAASESHEHEHEHESAVSIHLMQPEEMKVNEEVMLMAHLQKDDAALTGADVRYEISKVDEEKAEWVDAEEMKDGEYEATTSFKEAGDYTVTIHVENDEGLHEHTEENLTITE; from the coding sequence ATGAAAAAATTAGGATCGTTAGTTTCAATTCTTAGTATGGCAATTGTTCTCGCGGCATGCGGACAGGATAATGCAAATGAATCTGATAATAATTCAGCAGCTGAAGAGACGCAAGTTGAGACGCTTGATGTTGCACTAGATACTCCTGAAAAAGTAGAAAAAGGTGAAAAGGTTACATTCTCTGCCACGGTTACACAAGGAGAAGAAAAGGTAGACGATGCAGATGAAGTGATGTTCGAAGTATGGAAAGAGGGCGCTAAAGAAGAGAGTGAAATGATCGAAGCTTCTCACGATGGCGATGGCGAGTATTCGGCTGAAAAGCAATTTGATGAAGCTGGAAAATATTTTGTTCAATCCCATGTAACAGCTCGAGATCTACATACAATGCCTAAAAATGAAATCATCGTTGGTTCTGAAGAAGAAGCTGCTTCTGAAAGTCATGAACACGAGCACGAACATGAAAGCGCTGTATCCATTCATCTCATGCAGCCTGAAGAAATGAAAGTCAATGAAGAGGTTATGTTAATGGCACACCTGCAAAAAGACGATGCCGCTTTAACAGGTGCTGACGTTCGTTATGAAATTTCGAAAGTGGATGAAGAAAAAGCTGAGTGGGTTGACGCTGAAGAAATGAAAGACGGCGAATACGAAGCCACAACTTCGTTTAAAGAAGCTGGTGATTACACGGTTACCATTCATGTCGAGAATGACGAAGGACTTCATGAACATACAGAAGAAAACCTAACAATTACAGAATAA
- a CDS encoding GtrA family protein produces the protein MKQWRIGRGSKQVMSFSAIGVMNALVDIGALNLLMLFFPTDDRIQLIMYNTISYVLAIINSYFWNAKLTFPSKAIHDRKQVLLFVVQAVIALGISNLVFYGALLIFEWISLPRYIERNISKGLAMLLSSASSFFMMKHLVFPRTKPKQEKQ, from the coding sequence ATGAAGCAGTGGCGAATTGGAAGGGGTTCAAAACAGGTAATGAGCTTTAGTGCAATTGGTGTAATGAATGCACTTGTTGACATTGGGGCTTTAAACCTGCTCATGCTGTTCTTTCCTACAGATGATCGAATCCAACTTATTATGTATAACACAATTTCATATGTGCTTGCGATCATCAACAGCTATTTTTGGAATGCGAAGCTGACGTTTCCCTCCAAAGCAATTCATGATCGGAAACAAGTGCTTCTGTTTGTCGTCCAGGCTGTGATCGCTCTTGGGATTAGTAACCTGGTCTTTTATGGGGCGCTTCTCATTTTTGAATGGATTTCACTTCCTCGCTACATTGAACGCAACATTTCAAAGGGACTCGCTATGCTGCTCTCTTCTGCTTCAAGCTTCTTTATGATGAAACATCTCGTGTTTCCACGTACGAAGCCAAAGCAGGAGAAGCAATGA
- the hemH gene encoding ferrochelatase has protein sequence MAKKTMGLLVMAYGTPYKEEDIERYYTHIRRGRKPSDEQLKDLQDRYKAIGGISPLAKITEDQAKGLEAHLNKVQDEIEFKLYIGLKHIEPFVEDAVQEMHNDGIEEAVSIVLAPHFSTFSIKSYNGRAKQEAEKIGGPVIHSVESWYDEPKFISYWAKRIKSIFDDMSDQEREKAVLIVSAHSLPEKIIANGDPYPDQLKETADLIVEESGVKNVAIGWQSEGNTPDPWIGPDVQDLTRDLHEKQGFTSFVYAPVGFVADHLEVLFDNDYECKVVTDEIGANYYRPEMPNAQDEFIEILSTVVLKELNHK, from the coding sequence ATGGCTAAAAAAACAATGGGATTACTCGTAATGGCGTATGGAACGCCGTATAAAGAAGAGGACATTGAACGGTATTACACACATATACGACGTGGTCGTAAGCCGTCTGATGAACAATTAAAAGACCTCCAAGATCGTTACAAAGCCATTGGTGGTATATCGCCACTTGCGAAAATAACAGAAGACCAGGCGAAAGGCCTAGAAGCTCATCTTAATAAGGTTCAAGATGAAATTGAGTTTAAGCTATATATTGGATTAAAGCATATTGAACCTTTCGTTGAAGATGCTGTTCAAGAGATGCACAATGATGGAATTGAAGAAGCGGTCAGCATCGTCCTCGCTCCTCATTTCTCCACATTTAGCATCAAATCATACAATGGACGAGCTAAACAAGAAGCGGAGAAAATCGGAGGGCCAGTTATTCATTCGGTAGAAAGCTGGTATGATGAGCCGAAGTTTATCTCCTATTGGGCAAAAAGAATAAAATCTATCTTTGACGACATGTCTGACCAAGAGCGTGAAAAAGCAGTACTAATTGTTTCTGCCCATAGCTTACCTGAAAAAATCATCGCAAATGGAGACCCTTACCCTGATCAATTGAAAGAAACAGCCGACCTCATCGTTGAAGAATCTGGTGTGAAAAACGTGGCAATCGGTTGGCAAAGTGAAGGAAACACACCTGATCCATGGATCGGTCCTGACGTACAGGATTTAACGAGAGATCTTCACGAAAAGCAAGGTTTTACTTCGTTCGTTTATGCGCCAGTCGGTTTTGTCGCGGATCATCTAGAAGTCTTGTTCGATAATGACTACGAATGTAAAGTTGTGACCGATGAAATTGGCGCAAACTACTATCGACCGGAAATGCCGAACGCACAGGATGAATTTATTGAGATTCTTTCAACAGTCGTTTTGAAGGAACTGAATCATAAGTAA
- a CDS encoding helix-turn-helix transcriptional regulator, with protein sequence MKNVLREKRREKGFSQDRLAEILGVSRQTIISIEKGKYNPSLPLALEMAKLFGTIVEEIFYLDSEGE encoded by the coding sequence TTGAAAAATGTACTACGTGAAAAAAGAAGAGAAAAAGGCTTTTCACAAGATCGTTTGGCAGAAATACTGGGCGTATCAAGGCAAACGATTATTTCAATAGAAAAAGGAAAATACAATCCATCTTTACCGCTAGCACTCGAAATGGCGAAATTGTTTGGAACGATTGTCGAGGAAATTTTTTATCTAGACTCAGAGGGGGAGTAG